One Mustelus asterias chromosome 10, sMusAst1.hap1.1, whole genome shotgun sequence DNA window includes the following coding sequences:
- the LOC144499591 gene encoding protein-lysine methyltransferase METTL21C-like, with protein METNSMIDISGVDEEEFEIQQQEEQSETDSSDENEEIPLDIKTSSATAHQVWSPSVYGCFSKERYLFAGYEITISESIDHFGAVTWPGGVELCNFLESNWMEFNLTDKNVIELGAGTGLVSIMAGLLGAYVTSTDLTCAFGNLQSNLMRNTRWRSKHQAQVKELAWNVDLDKNFPRSDYHYDYILAADVVYHHDFLDDLLATFDYFCQSGSVILWANKLRFNSDYKFLENFKATFDTIVLAENSQSDIIIIKGTKKARLVKNT; from the exons ATGGAGACCAACTCTATGATAGATATATCTGGAGTAGATGAAGAAGAGTTTGAAATCCAACAGCAAGAAGAGCAGTCAGAAACGGATTCTTCTGATGAAAATGAAG AAATTCCCTTGGATATCAAAACATCTTCGGCTACTGCTCATCAAGTTTGGTCCCCCTCAGTTTATGGCTGCTTTTCAAAGGAACGCTACCTGTTTGCAGGTTATGAGATCACCATTTCTGAATCTATTGATCATTTTGGAGCAGTGACCTGGCCAGGG GGAGTTGAGTTATGCAATTTTCTAGAAAGCAACTGGATGGAATTCAACCTTACTGACAAGAATGTAATAGAACTGGGTGCTGGAACAGGACTGGTGTCTATTATGGCTGGCTTACTGG GTGCTTATGTAACTAGTACAGATCTCACTTGTGCGTTTGGAAACTTGCAAAGTAATCTTATGAGGAATACACGCTGGAGAAGCAAGCACCAAGCCCAGGTTAAGGAGCTGGCTTGGAATGTGGATTTAGATAAAAACTTCCCTCGGTCTGATTACCATTACGATTACATCCTAGCAGCCGATGTTGTTTATCATCATGACTTTCTGGACGATTTACTGGCTACATTTGACTATTTTTGTCAATCAGGCAGTGTAATACTGTGGGCAAACAAATTAAGATTTAATTCAGACTACAAATTTTTGGAAAatttcaaggcaacatttgatacCATAGTTCTGGCAGAGAACTCTCAATCGGACATAATAATAATTAAGGGGACAAAGAAGGCACGATTAGTGAAGAATACATAG